One Bombus huntii isolate Logan2020A chromosome 12, iyBomHunt1.1, whole genome shotgun sequence DNA segment encodes these proteins:
- the LOC126871674 gene encoding probable G-protein coupled receptor Mth-like 1, with the protein MKSNVLIKIREMMLNVNYSRRSGTLPVKGLLWISLLMLAITWSQAKDNNCCSDGLMWLHTLNCSDGNAINLACSFGWYIVNPEMYTSDNFTIIEEYGKPWLQFVDTVSTKIEAERFCVARNPNNGVKIALVCTDTEYDGIQWRNTLFCTLSIISAIFLIITLAVYVLLPELREIQDKAMMAVVMSLTVSYIILSIQMLRNSHDDDYHICVSLGFILYFGFMAVFFWLNIVSFNIWRIVWFKDFMIGDKMLFTIYSIIGWSGPLCLLIAILITHHVEGNHLKPGFGESSCWFNGHEQTWAYFYGPISILLTLNVIYLGLTGWRLWHQYRNYSGSKLRVLRFKCLLYIKLILFMGVTWIFEVLSYADHSKQDFWIPMDIVNALQGFIIFLLLVGTRKRVRKLLAKKRPCGIGFPKSWAAYEDEECEEVLPEEVELSQHD; encoded by the exons ATGAAAAGCaatgtattaataaaaatcagaGAGATGATGCTGAATGTGAATTATAGCAGGCGTTCGGGCACATTGCCAGTCAAAG GGTTGCTATGGATCAGTCTATTAATGTTGGCGATCACATGGAGTCAGGCGAAAGACAACAATTGCTGTTCGGATGGTCTCATGTGGTTACATACGCTGAATTGTTCTGATGGCAACGCGATTAATCTCGCGTGCTCATTTGGTTGGTACATAGTCAATCCTGAAATGTACACGTCCGATAACTTCACTATAATCGAGGAATATGGGAAACCGTGGCTGCAGTTTGTAGACACGGTATCCACAAAAATAGAAGCAGAGAG GTTCTGCGTGGCAAGAAATCCGAACAATGGTGTCAAAATTGCTTTGGTATGCACGGATACCGAATACGACGGTATCCAATGGAGAAACACATTGTTCTGCACCCTGAGTATCATATCGGCCATATTTTTGATCATCACCTTGGCGGTTTATGTTTTGCTACCAGAATTAAGAGAGATTCAAGATAAAGCAATGATGGCTGTAGTCATGTCATTAACAGTTAGCTATATCATCCTTTCCATTCAGATGTTGAGGAACTCGCACGATGATGATTATCATATATGTGTCTCTCTAG gatttattttatatttcggTTTTATGGCTGTTTTCTTCTGGTTAAACATCGTCTCATTCAATATATGGAGAATAGTTTG GTTTAAAGATTTCATGATCGGAGATAAAATGCTTTTTACTATTTATTCTATTATCGGCTGGAGTGGACCATTATgcttattaattgcaattttgatTACTCATCACGTAGAAGGAAACCATTTGAAACCCGGTTTTGGAGAAAGTAGCTGTTGGTTCAATG GGCATGAACAAACGTGGGCGTATTTTTATGGCCCAATCAGTATTTTATTGACGTTAAACGTTATCTATCTCGGCCTAACTGGCTGGCGATTGTGGCATCAGTATCGTAACTATAGCGGAAGCAAATTACGAGTACTTCGTTTTAAATGCCTGCTTTACATCAAACTGATACTTTTCATGGGCGTAACATGGATTTTTGAAGTGCTTTCGTATGCTGATCATAGTAAACAAGATTTCTG GATACCGATGGATATAGTGAATGCATTACAAGGCTTTATAATATTCCTCTTGTTGGTTGGGACGCGAAAACGAGTGAGAAAGTTGTTGGCAAAAAAGAGACCTTGTGGGATTGGCTTTCCAAAATCTTGGGCAGCTTACGAGGATGAAGAGTGCGAGGAAGTACTACCTGAAGAAGTCGAATTATCGCAACATGATTag
- the LOC126871682 gene encoding uncharacterized protein LOC126871682, whose translation MFRDGQYLEVIKASNDCLVTAVVTVQEKTIKIKEKKVSTNKWLDLEDWVALYKILEKAILRNVQTEGSPQNFKKCKCKKSTRQLEITYTFEPSESIKDVTSLPTIRVNVSPAKKKLEKSELPKVTIEKKDILNQITEKPVRKTSNHIHQKDSKNTLLTKSGNNDLVAKESINTKNDRVKRCLPVDNLRNDILEEYVPNAPVAKKLCTNLNYIPSRKSTLEQIQVFSNEYSPIVSDNKSVADVVRYVPNSMDSSKVSYETYEPSGTTILKHPEEYIPNSKGIKASIEEYYPDFTSKTMKFDDSYVPSSVQLTNENSKKLLERHKKLQSEKHTLR comes from the exons atgtttcgtgATGGTCAATATTTGGAAGTAATTAAG GCTTCGAATGATTGTTTAGTTACGGCTGTTGTTACTGTTCAAGAGAAGACTATCAAaattaaagagaaaaaggtTTCAACTAATAAATGGCTTGATCTCGAGGATTGGGTGGCACTGTATAAAATTTTGGAGAAAGCAATTTTGCGCAATGTTCAAACAGAAGGATCGCCTCAGAATTTTAAGAAATGCAAATGTAAAAAATCTACTCGACAATTGGAAATCAC ATATACATTTGAACCATCAGAAAGTATAAAAGATGTTACATCGTTACCTACTATTAGAGTAAATGTTTCCCCAGCAAAgaagaaattagaaaagtCAGAATTGCCCAAAGTAACAAtagagaaaaaagatattttgaaTCAAATAACAGAAAAGCCAGTCAGGAAGACTTCCAACCATATACATCAAAAAGATAGTAAGAATACTTTACTCACAAAATCAGGAAACAATGATTTAGTAGCGAAGGAATCGATTAACACAAAAAACGATAGAGTTAAAAGATGTCTACCAGTTGACAATCTGAGAAATGATATCTTAGAGGAGTATGTACCAAACGCACCTGTGGCGAAAAAGTTATGCACGAACTTGAACTATATACCAAGTAGAAAGAGTACATTGGAACAAATCCAAGTATTTTCAAATGAATATTCTCCTATAGTATCGGATAATAAGAGCGTAGCGGACGTAGTTCGATATGTACCAAATTCCATGGATTCATCAAAAGTATCTTATGAAACGTATGAACCTAGTGGTACAACTATTCTAAAACATCCTGAAGAATACATTCCCAATTCAAAGGGAATTAAAGCATCTATCGAGGAATATTATCCAGATTTTACTAGTAAGACAATGAAATTTGATGACAGTTATGTGCCGTCAAGTGTTCAACTAACTAACGAAAATTCGAAAAAGTTACTAGAAAGGCacaaaaaattacaatcaGAAAAACACACgttaagataa
- the LOC126871678 gene encoding uncharacterized protein LOC126871678 isoform X1, whose amino-acid sequence MSTYHTAFKEKIKVIMSEKKPNIFERFIIFSETDTKTLKIFSYGIASISLVIALYRIRPFAKFRKPSSIPSHFLQKKVQLQGTVIHIEPNYGTLLMVDHKPLISLPRLSSPTYLPIKVAGLDVTANGISWLQTIVSGKEITFIPLATEKDYVTCIVSIERNEKQIKIGEELAKLGFAIVAKDSPKTLIQDKDIVSYHKCLLKAQKWAQNKRNGHWHFVKNPTILWRIQQNLNNKLKSILPTFIAQQLNI is encoded by the exons ATGTCAAC GTACCATACTgcctttaaagaaaaaataaaagtaataatgTCAGAGAAAAAGccaaatattttcgaaagattTATCATTTTTAGCGAAACAGACACCAAAACGTTGAAG atatTCAGTTATGGAATTGCTAGTATAAGCTTAGTGATTGCACTCTATCGAATTAGACct TTTGCCAAATTTAGAAAACCATCCAGCATACCATCTCactttttacaaaaaaaagttCAACTTCAGGGTACTGTGATACATATAGAACCAAATTATGGTACACTTTTAATGGTTGATCACAAACCATTAATATCTTTGCCTCGACTAAGTAGTCCGACATATTTACCAATTAAAGTAGCTGGTCTTGATGTAACAGCTAATG GTATTAGTTGGTTGCAAACAATTGTTAGTGGAAAAGAAATAACTTTCATTCCTTTAGCCACGGAAAAGGACTATGTAACTTGTATAGTATCTATAGAGCGAAATGAG aaacaaataaaaattggtGAAGAATTAGCAAAACTTGGTTTTGCTATAGTAGCAAAAGATTCTCCAAAGACATTGATACAAGATAAAGACATCGTAAGCTATCATAAGTGTTTATTGAAAGCACAAAAATGGgcacaaaataaaagaaatggacACTGGCATTTTGTTAAAAATCCTACGATTTTATGGCGAATCCAacagaatttaaataataagttGAAATCAATACTGCCTACATTTATAGCACAACAACTTAATATTTAA
- the LOC126871678 gene encoding uncharacterized protein LOC126871678 isoform X2: protein MYHTAFKEKIKVIMSEKKPNIFERFIIFSETDTKTLKIFSYGIASISLVIALYRIRPFAKFRKPSSIPSHFLQKKVQLQGTVIHIEPNYGTLLMVDHKPLISLPRLSSPTYLPIKVAGLDVTANGISWLQTIVSGKEITFIPLATEKDYVTCIVSIERNEKQIKIGEELAKLGFAIVAKDSPKTLIQDKDIVSYHKCLLKAQKWAQNKRNGHWHFVKNPTILWRIQQNLNNKLKSILPTFIAQQLNI, encoded by the exons at GTACCATACTgcctttaaagaaaaaataaaagtaataatgTCAGAGAAAAAGccaaatattttcgaaagattTATCATTTTTAGCGAAACAGACACCAAAACGTTGAAG atatTCAGTTATGGAATTGCTAGTATAAGCTTAGTGATTGCACTCTATCGAATTAGACct TTTGCCAAATTTAGAAAACCATCCAGCATACCATCTCactttttacaaaaaaaagttCAACTTCAGGGTACTGTGATACATATAGAACCAAATTATGGTACACTTTTAATGGTTGATCACAAACCATTAATATCTTTGCCTCGACTAAGTAGTCCGACATATTTACCAATTAAAGTAGCTGGTCTTGATGTAACAGCTAATG GTATTAGTTGGTTGCAAACAATTGTTAGTGGAAAAGAAATAACTTTCATTCCTTTAGCCACGGAAAAGGACTATGTAACTTGTATAGTATCTATAGAGCGAAATGAG aaacaaataaaaattggtGAAGAATTAGCAAAACTTGGTTTTGCTATAGTAGCAAAAGATTCTCCAAAGACATTGATACAAGATAAAGACATCGTAAGCTATCATAAGTGTTTATTGAAAGCACAAAAATGGgcacaaaataaaagaaatggacACTGGCATTTTGTTAAAAATCCTACGATTTTATGGCGAATCCAacagaatttaaataataagttGAAATCAATACTGCCTACATTTATAGCACAACAACTTAATATTTAA
- the LOC126871678 gene encoding uncharacterized protein LOC126871678 isoform X3 yields MSEKKPNIFERFIIFSETDTKTLKIFSYGIASISLVIALYRIRPFAKFRKPSSIPSHFLQKKVQLQGTVIHIEPNYGTLLMVDHKPLISLPRLSSPTYLPIKVAGLDVTANGISWLQTIVSGKEITFIPLATEKDYVTCIVSIERNEKQIKIGEELAKLGFAIVAKDSPKTLIQDKDIVSYHKCLLKAQKWAQNKRNGHWHFVKNPTILWRIQQNLNNKLKSILPTFIAQQLNI; encoded by the exons atgTCAGAGAAAAAGccaaatattttcgaaagattTATCATTTTTAGCGAAACAGACACCAAAACGTTGAAG atatTCAGTTATGGAATTGCTAGTATAAGCTTAGTGATTGCACTCTATCGAATTAGACct TTTGCCAAATTTAGAAAACCATCCAGCATACCATCTCactttttacaaaaaaaagttCAACTTCAGGGTACTGTGATACATATAGAACCAAATTATGGTACACTTTTAATGGTTGATCACAAACCATTAATATCTTTGCCTCGACTAAGTAGTCCGACATATTTACCAATTAAAGTAGCTGGTCTTGATGTAACAGCTAATG GTATTAGTTGGTTGCAAACAATTGTTAGTGGAAAAGAAATAACTTTCATTCCTTTAGCCACGGAAAAGGACTATGTAACTTGTATAGTATCTATAGAGCGAAATGAG aaacaaataaaaattggtGAAGAATTAGCAAAACTTGGTTTTGCTATAGTAGCAAAAGATTCTCCAAAGACATTGATACAAGATAAAGACATCGTAAGCTATCATAAGTGTTTATTGAAAGCACAAAAATGGgcacaaaataaaagaaatggacACTGGCATTTTGTTAAAAATCCTACGATTTTATGGCGAATCCAacagaatttaaataataagttGAAATCAATACTGCCTACATTTATAGCACAACAACTTAATATTTAA
- the LOC126871668 gene encoding adipocyte plasma membrane-associated protein Hemomucin-like: protein MGYIKSIGTVIIYVSFFLAVITFLPGLPPDAEYSEYSMKLPWDLQTLKSVTKIRLQGPEILFSGEIKGPEAFASFNGEIYTGIRGGYVVQIEENRIKPIVKFGQKCDGLWQEQKCGRPLGLKFNDKGELFVADSYYGIFKVNVNTRQYINIINSSEPIDGKIPRTVNSLDIAKNGDIYWTDSSVDFPLHDSTYTFLANPSGRLIRYNAATKKNEVLVKNIGFANGVLLSDDESFLIVLSTLNSYIIKYNIKGSKAGQKEIFAEGLPGLPDNVHSDGQGGFLVTLIFTVDSEHPLLVQSLIPHPHIRKMLSRLLYLIEAPFKLLQDIYPNYYSERVLHTVGSFDLSKNTALKSDSIILRMDKTGKILNVLYSEDITEISSAYIHNGYLWFGSPWNEYIMRVPLKQAFLDLALNTKHSAKKEQKQEEPLLTVSATPNIKVEAKSTKSTVKQEATTKLPPKSTVKAQTTQKPNSDATRPKETIQKSTTSQPTTTSTTTTPKPTTSSPKASGKDSKEIKKDKSNSQVKPELSQQSNEARIKTKSVDSVKKNDHETQTAKSKPMKKNEDSTKK from the exons ATGGGGTACATAAAGTCAATTGGTACCGTAATAATATATGTCAGTTTCTTCTTAGCTGTCATTACCTTTTTACCAGGTTTACCCCCAGATGCAGAATATTCCGAATATAG taTGAAACTTCCTTGGGATTTACAAACACTGAAATCTGTAACAAAGATTCGACTACAAGGTCCTGAAATATTATTCTCTGGAGAAATCAAAGGTCCAGAAGCTTTTGCATCGTTTAATGGAGAAATATATACTGGTATACGTGGAGGTTATGTTGtacaaattgaagaaaatCGAATTAAACCTATTGTAAAGTTTGGACAAAAGTGTG ATGGGTTGTGGCAAGAACAAAAATGTGGTAGACCTTTGGGTCTAAAATTTAATGATAAGGGGGAACTGTTTGTTGCTGATAGTTACTATGGTATTTTCAAAGTAAATGTTAATACACGacagtatataaatataatcaaCAGTTCTGAACCTATTGATGGAAAGATTCCAAGAACGGTTAATTCATTAGATATTGCAAAGAATGGAGATATTTATTGGACAGATTCATCTGTAGATTTTCCACTTCATGATTCAACCTATACATTCTTAGCTAATCCATCAGGAAG GCTTATTCGATATAATGCagcaacaaaaaaaaatgaagtattagtaaaaaatataggaTTTGCAAATGGTGTCTTATTAAGTGATGATGAAAGCTTTCTGATTGTACTAAGTACTCTTAACTCATACattatcaaatataatataaaaggtTCAAAAGCTGGACAAAAAGAAATCTTTGCAGAAGGTTTACCTGGTCTACCTGATAATGTACATAGTGATGGGCAAGGAGGCTTTCTAGTAACTTTAATTTTCACTGTAGATTCTGAACATCCTCTTTTAGTTCAATCTCTGATACCACATCCACATATAAGGAAAATGTTATCAAGATTACTTTATTTAATAGAAGCTCCATTTAAATtattgcaagatatttatcCAAATTACTATTCAGAAAGAGTTTTACATACAGTAGGTTCATTTGATCTTTCAAAAAATACAGCATTAAAGAGTGATTCAATAATACTTAGGATGGATAAAACAGGAAAAATTTTGAATGTTTTATACTCAGAAGATATTACTGAAATTTCTAGTGCTTATATACATAATGGATATTTATGGTTTGGTTCTCCTTGgaatgaatatattatgaGGGTCCCATTGAAGCAAGCATTTCTAGATTTAGCACTTAATACGAAACATTCAGCTAAGAAGGAACAAAAACAGGAAGAACCGCTTTTAACAGTTTCAGCTACACCAAATATTAAAGTAGAAGCAAAATCGACAAAATCAACTGTTAAACAAGAAGCAACTACAAAACTACCTCCGAAATCAACAGTTAAGGCACAAACAACACAAAAACCAAATTCAGATGCAACAAGACCAAAGGAGACCATACAGAAGTCTACAACGTCACAACCTACTACCACCAGTACCACTACCACTCCAAAACCAACAACATCATCACCTAAAGCATCTGGAAAAGATTCAAAGGAAATTAAGAAAGATAAATCCAATTCACAAGTTAAACCTGAATTGTCACAACAAAGCAATGAAGCaagaataaaaacaaaatctgTAGattctgtaaaaaaaaatgatcatGAAACTCAGACTGCAAAATCCAAACCTAtgaaaaaaaatgaagattCTACTAAAAAATAA
- the LOC126871684 gene encoding uncharacterized protein LOC126871684 → MMDNVEEQCEDALFELCDARERYPLRCADELQKSIKLKNEINMLKVFKKSTAINEPFILSQNKCLNLDFNKNEMCFDQLDFKLQDVVNKLNNLKAVMDQIEREKTCWVNKLLES, encoded by the exons ATGATGG ACAACGTCGAAGAACAGTGCGAAGATGCACTTTTTGAATTATGTGATGCTCGAGAACGGTATCCATTACGATGTGCCGACGAACTTCAAAAAtctatcaaattaaaaaatgagataaat ATGCTGaaggtgtttaaaaaatcAACTGCAATAAATGAACCATTTATTTTGAGTCAAAATAAATGTCTGAATcttgattttaataaaaatgaaatgtgcTTTGACCAATTAGATTTTAAATTACAAGATGTTGTAAACAAgttgaataatttaaaagcTGTCATGGATCAAATTGAACGAGAAAAGACATGTTGGGTCAACAAGTTACTGGaaagctaa